GTAGACGGCGAAGGTATCGGCCTGTAAATGTCAATCCCAAATTGTACATTTATTAGAATCTCAAAATGTACAATTATTAGAATTAGTTATTGCTACCTTTTTTACTTTCTATCAAATCCATTTTACCTTTTAGCCTATAAGAAGGTCCTGTAATCTTAATAATGCTTGAATGATGGATTAATCTATCTAGAATTGCATTAGCTAGGGTTACATCTGAAAATACCTCTCCCCACTTACTAAAAGGCTGATTTGTAGTAATTATAGTTGAGTTTTTCTCATATCTTTTATTTATTAGTTGAAATAATAGATTTGCTCCTTGTTTATCAATAGGTAAATAGCCTATCTCATCTATTATTAACAACTTATATTTAGCAAAATGCTTCAATTTAGCTTCTAAACGGTTTTCTGCATGTGCCTTATTTAGTTGCATAATTAGA
This genomic stretch from Proteiniborus ethanoligenes harbors:
- the istB gene encoding IS21-like element helper ATPase IstB, with amino-acid sequence ELTEKELEFRNDRASKIQISVSAFPFEKTLQDFDFDFQPSINKAQLLDFESLRFLENKENILFFGSSGVGKTHLAVAIGIAAAKNRNMAYFISCHDLIMQLNKAHAENRLEAKLKHFAKYKLLIIDEIGYLPIDKQGANLLFQLINKRYEKNSTIITTNQPFSKWGEVFSDVTLANAILDRLIHHSSIIKITGPSYRLKGKMDLIESKKGSNN